The following coding sequences lie in one Isoptericola variabilis 225 genomic window:
- a CDS encoding helix-turn-helix domain-containing protein gives MEHVREPLLRHLVGAILRRARLRQGRTLQDVAAAARMSIAYLSEVERGRKEASSEVLAAVCDALGIRLVDLVAQAHATLAAVEAERAGVRVLTSAGERSATVRHVRAASTAVGHRTATDAVLVAA, from the coding sequence ATGGAGCACGTGCGCGAGCCGCTGCTGCGGCACCTCGTCGGTGCGATCCTGCGGCGTGCGCGGCTGCGGCAGGGCCGGACCCTGCAGGACGTCGCGGCCGCCGCCCGCATGTCGATCGCGTACCTCTCGGAGGTCGAGCGTGGGCGCAAGGAGGCGTCGTCCGAGGTGCTGGCCGCCGTCTGCGACGCGCTCGGCATCCGGCTCGTCGACCTCGTCGCGCAAGCGCACGCCACCCTGGCCGCGGTCGAGGCGGAGCGCGCCGGCGTGCGGGTCCTCACGTCCGCCGGCGAGCGCTCCGCGACGGTGCGGCACGTGCGCGCGGCGAGCACCGCCGTCGGGCACCGGACCGCGACGGACGCGGTGCTCGTCGCCGCCTGA
- a CDS encoding ABC transporter permease subunit — protein sequence MTAATRTAGAPPSGIPVHHVTFWRVLRSEWIKFRTLRSTLWTVAITAVVMVGFALLVASLLGTDDPQMQQGMQEDPGLQAMGMTGTTIVTVGYSFGQLAIAVLAALVVTSEWSTGMVRSTFAAVPHRLPVLWAKLVVIVAATIVLVTAALAVAYVVTRPILEEANLAVDLSEPAQVRALLGCVLYLATVAAFSLAVGTLMRHTAGTIFTLVALFFVLPIIFQIIVTTTDARWTDEVNMRLPSVAGERIISTGTTPDTLLEPWTGYGVLAGYTVVLLVAAAVTIRRRDA from the coding sequence GTGACTGCCGCGACCCGCACGGCCGGTGCACCGCCGTCGGGCATCCCCGTGCACCACGTGACGTTCTGGCGCGTGCTGCGCTCGGAGTGGATCAAGTTCCGGACGCTGCGCTCGACCCTGTGGACGGTCGCGATCACCGCCGTCGTCATGGTCGGCTTCGCGCTGCTCGTGGCGTCGCTCCTCGGGACGGACGACCCGCAGATGCAGCAGGGCATGCAGGAGGACCCCGGGCTGCAGGCCATGGGCATGACCGGCACGACGATCGTCACGGTCGGCTACTCGTTCGGGCAGCTCGCGATCGCCGTGCTGGCCGCGCTCGTCGTGACGAGCGAGTGGTCGACCGGCATGGTCCGGTCGACGTTCGCCGCCGTGCCGCACCGGCTGCCCGTGCTCTGGGCGAAGCTCGTGGTCATCGTCGCCGCGACGATCGTGCTGGTCACCGCCGCGCTCGCCGTCGCGTACGTCGTGACGCGGCCGATCCTCGAGGAGGCGAACCTCGCGGTCGACCTGTCCGAGCCCGCGCAGGTGCGCGCCCTGCTCGGGTGCGTGCTCTACCTCGCGACCGTGGCCGCGTTCTCGCTCGCCGTGGGGACCCTGATGCGGCACACCGCGGGCACGATCTTCACGCTCGTGGCCCTGTTCTTCGTGCTGCCGATCATCTTCCAGATCATCGTCACGACGACGGACGCGCGGTGGACCGACGAGGTCAACATGCGGCTGCCGTCCGTGGCCGGCGAGCGGATCATCTCGACCGGCACGACGCCGGACACGCTGCTCGAGCCGTGGACCGGCTACGGCGTGCTCGCCGGGTACACGGTCGTGCTGCTCGTCGCGGCGGCCGTGACGATCCGCCGCCGCGACGCGTGA
- a CDS encoding helix-turn-helix domain-containing protein produces the protein MSTDPDDRRPTEDQEQEPGRTTSSRPGLGGLGDALRESIRDAATESVSAGLSAGAAGLSKLDGLGERIRTNVEDALGTALGPTALRGLSHPLRVKILDLLTTHGSLTASRLGELLGESSGSTSYHLRQLAKHGFVREVEGKGTARERWWETVPGSFSVMPDPADDAGTRMAKDLVNAEFERSRQEKIWALLRRMNDRPGEHPEWERAATLSTINVWATPEQLERLVAAVHATLQEQTEALRNQKGAPGTRPVQIHFNAFPVVGAGDAEH, from the coding sequence ATGAGCACCGACCCCGACGACCGTCGTCCGACCGAGGACCAGGAGCAGGAGCCCGGCCGGACGACGTCGTCGCGCCCGGGCCTCGGCGGCCTCGGCGACGCGCTCCGCGAGTCGATCCGGGACGCCGCCACCGAGAGCGTCTCGGCCGGCCTGTCGGCGGGCGCGGCGGGGTTGTCGAAGCTGGACGGGCTCGGCGAGCGCATCCGCACGAACGTCGAGGACGCGCTCGGCACCGCGCTCGGCCCGACGGCGCTGCGCGGCCTCTCGCACCCGCTGCGCGTCAAGATCCTCGACCTGCTCACGACCCACGGGTCGCTCACCGCGAGCCGGCTGGGCGAGCTGCTCGGCGAGTCGAGCGGCTCGACGAGCTACCACCTGCGCCAGCTCGCCAAGCACGGGTTCGTGCGCGAGGTCGAGGGCAAGGGCACCGCGCGCGAGCGCTGGTGGGAGACCGTCCCGGGCAGCTTCAGCGTCATGCCCGACCCCGCGGACGACGCGGGGACGCGCATGGCGAAGGACCTCGTCAACGCGGAGTTCGAGCGCTCGCGCCAGGAGAAGATCTGGGCCCTGCTGCGCCGCATGAACGACAGGCCCGGCGAGCACCCCGAGTGGGAGCGCGCGGCGACGCTGAGCACGATCAACGTCTGGGCCACGCCCGAGCAGCTCGAACGGCTCGTGGCCGCCGTGCACGCCACCCTGCAGGAGCAGACCGAGGCGCTGCGCAACCAGAAGGGCGCCCCCGGCACCCGGCCCGTGCAGATCCACTTCAACGCGTTCCCGGTGGTCGGCGCCGGCGACGCCGAGCACTGA
- a CDS encoding Bax inhibitor-1/YccA family protein, with the protein MSNPVFSNSDVFGEPRRTARGGGAATAPSPYGQPQYGQYGTAGAQAADAASLENMYNAPSATTADTKRLTYDDVIIKTGGLLALLVVVAAATWTFAPGLWPVGMIAGLVLGLVNAFKKKPSPVLITLYAVAEGVFLGGVSLLFGSIAGENAVGVVLQAIVATMATFAAALFLFKSGRVRVTPKFTRWLLIALVGYMAFSLINVVLTWTGVLEGWGMRSGALGIIVGLVAVGLAAASLIVDFDAIKRGVEQGVPSTYAWTAAFGLIVTLVWLYLEFLRLIAIFNSSE; encoded by the coding sequence ATGAGCAACCCCGTCTTCTCGAACAGCGACGTCTTCGGCGAGCCGCGCCGCACGGCGCGCGGGGGCGGCGCCGCGACGGCGCCGTCGCCCTACGGCCAGCCGCAGTACGGCCAGTACGGCACGGCGGGCGCGCAGGCGGCCGACGCCGCGTCGCTCGAGAACATGTACAACGCGCCGTCGGCGACGACGGCGGACACCAAGCGCCTCACGTACGACGACGTGATCATCAAGACCGGCGGGCTGCTCGCCCTGCTGGTCGTGGTCGCCGCCGCGACGTGGACCTTCGCCCCGGGCCTGTGGCCCGTCGGCATGATCGCCGGCCTCGTGCTCGGTCTGGTCAACGCGTTCAAGAAGAAGCCGAGCCCGGTGCTCATCACGCTCTACGCGGTCGCGGAGGGCGTGTTCCTCGGTGGCGTCAGCCTGCTGTTCGGCAGCATCGCGGGCGAGAACGCGGTGGGCGTCGTCCTCCAGGCGATCGTGGCGACGATGGCGACGTTCGCCGCCGCGCTGTTCCTCTTCAAGTCGGGCCGCGTGCGGGTCACGCCCAAGTTCACCCGCTGGCTGCTCATCGCCCTCGTGGGCTACATGGCCTTCTCGCTCATCAACGTGGTCCTCACGTGGACGGGCGTGCTCGAGGGCTGGGGCATGCGCAGCGGTGCGCTCGGCATCATCGTGGGCCTCGTCGCCGTCGGTCTCGCCGCCGCGTCGCTCATCGTCGACTTCGACGCGATCAAGCGCGGCGTCGAGCAGGGCGTCCCGTCGACCTACGCGTGGACCGCGGCGTTCGGCCTGATCGTCACGCTGGTCTGGCTGTACCTGGAGTTCCTGCGCCTCATCGCGATCTTCAACAGCAGCGAGTGA
- a CDS encoding cystathionine beta-synthase yields the protein MRYAEHISELVGRTPLVRLSRVTEGLSATILAKVEYFNPGGSVKDRIALKMVEAAEESGLLKPGGTIVEPTSGNTGVGLALVAQRKGYECVFVCPDKVSKDKRDVLAAYGARVVVTPTAVPPDHPDSYYSVSDRIVAETPGAWKPDQYSNPNGPASHYESTGPEVWDDTDGRVTHFVAGVGTGGTITGTGRYLKEVSADRAPEDGGPVRIVGADPAGSVYSGGDGRPYLVEGVGEDFWPRAYDPSVPDEVIPVTDADSFAMTRRLAREEGLLVGGSCGMAVEAALRLARRLEDEDPVAASKAVIVVLLPDSGRGYMSKIFSDAWMRSYGFLDADAEITAGDVLRGKTGALPDLVHTHPNETVRDAIEILHEYGVSQMPVVVAEPPVKIGEVAGAVTERELLDAVFSGKAQLADRVSDHMAERFPLVGIGEGLDAVRAALQTSDALLVVDGGDPVGVLTRHDLLGYLAH from the coding sequence ATGCGATATGCCGAGCACATCTCCGAGCTCGTGGGCCGAACACCCCTGGTCCGCCTGAGCCGGGTGACCGAGGGCCTGTCCGCGACGATCCTCGCGAAGGTCGAGTACTTCAACCCCGGCGGCTCCGTGAAGGACCGCATCGCGCTCAAGATGGTCGAGGCCGCCGAGGAGTCGGGCCTGCTGAAGCCCGGCGGCACGATCGTCGAGCCGACGAGCGGCAACACCGGCGTCGGGCTCGCGCTCGTGGCCCAGCGCAAGGGCTACGAGTGCGTCTTCGTGTGCCCCGACAAGGTGAGCAAGGACAAGCGCGACGTCCTCGCCGCGTACGGGGCCCGCGTCGTCGTGACGCCGACGGCGGTGCCGCCGGACCACCCCGACTCGTACTACTCCGTGTCCGACCGCATCGTCGCGGAGACGCCGGGCGCGTGGAAGCCGGACCAGTACTCGAACCCCAACGGTCCGGCGTCGCACTACGAGTCCACCGGCCCCGAGGTGTGGGACGACACCGACGGCCGGGTCACGCACTTCGTGGCGGGCGTCGGCACGGGCGGCACCATCACCGGGACGGGCCGGTACCTCAAGGAGGTCTCCGCGGACCGGGCGCCCGAGGACGGCGGGCCGGTGCGGATCGTCGGGGCCGACCCGGCGGGCTCGGTGTACTCCGGCGGCGACGGCCGGCCGTACCTCGTGGAGGGCGTGGGCGAGGACTTCTGGCCGCGCGCCTACGACCCGAGCGTGCCCGACGAGGTCATCCCCGTGACCGACGCCGACTCGTTCGCCATGACGCGCCGCCTCGCGCGCGAGGAGGGCCTGCTCGTGGGCGGCTCGTGCGGCATGGCCGTCGAGGCCGCCCTGCGCCTGGCCCGGCGGCTCGAGGACGAGGACCCGGTCGCGGCGTCGAAGGCCGTCATCGTCGTGCTGCTGCCCGACTCCGGGCGCGGCTACATGTCGAAGATCTTCTCGGACGCGTGGATGCGCTCGTACGGGTTCCTCGACGCCGACGCCGAGATCACCGCGGGCGACGTGCTGCGCGGCAAGACGGGCGCGCTGCCGGACCTCGTGCACACGCACCCGAACGAGACCGTGCGCGACGCGATCGAGATCCTGCACGAGTACGGCGTCTCGCAGATGCCCGTCGTGGTGGCGGAGCCGCCCGTGAAGATCGGCGAGGTCGCGGGCGCCGTGACCGAGCGCGAGCTGCTCGACGCGGTCTTCTCGGGCAAGGCGCAGCTCGCGGACCGCGTCTCGGACCACATGGCCGAGCGGTTCCCGCTCGTCGGCATCGGCGAGGGGCTCGACGCCGTGCGCGCGGCGCTGCAGACCTCGGACGCGCTGCTCGTGGTCGACGGCGGTGACCCGGTCGGCGTGCTCACCCGGCACGACCTGCTGGGCTACCTCGCGCACTGA
- a CDS encoding ClpP family protease, translated as MTTTPAPPTAPFDDQLAFRLLHQRIVVIGSEIDDAVANRVCAQLLLLSAEDAASDIAIYVNSPGGSVTAGLAVYDTMRLLPNDVATVGFGFAASMGQFLLAAGTKGKRYALPHTRIMMHQPSAGIGGTAVDIAIQAENLEHTKRVMHELLALHTGHTVEQVAADSDRDRWFTATEALEYGMVDRIVESVEDVRPSATGRKAGL; from the coding sequence ATGACGACCACACCAGCACCTCCCACCGCCCCGTTCGACGACCAGCTCGCGTTCCGGCTGCTGCACCAGCGGATCGTCGTGATCGGCAGCGAGATCGACGACGCCGTCGCCAACCGCGTCTGCGCCCAGCTGCTCCTGCTCTCGGCCGAGGACGCGGCCTCCGACATCGCGATCTACGTCAACTCGCCGGGCGGCTCGGTCACGGCCGGGCTCGCCGTCTACGACACCATGCGGCTGCTGCCCAACGACGTCGCGACGGTCGGCTTCGGCTTCGCCGCGAGCATGGGCCAGTTCCTGCTCGCCGCCGGGACCAAGGGCAAGCGCTACGCCCTGCCGCACACGCGCATCATGATGCACCAGCCGTCGGCCGGCATCGGCGGCACCGCCGTCGACATCGCGATCCAGGCCGAGAACCTCGAGCACACCAAGCGGGTCATGCACGAGCTCCTCGCCCTGCACACCGGGCACACGGTCGAGCAGGTGGCCGCGGACTCCGACCGCGACCGCTGGTTCACGGCGACCGAGGCGCTCGAGTACGGGATGGTCGACCGCATCGTCGAGTCGGTCGAGGACGTGCGCCCGTCGGCCACGGGCCGGAAGGCGGGGCTCTGA
- a CDS encoding efflux RND transporter permease subunit, producing MYRLARLSLANRAVVALTTVAIFVFGAMSLTSLKQELIPSLQLPAGAVVAAYPGTSPEVVEESVTEPLEAAALTVEGIEELSSTVTNGMSVTTVMFAYGTDMDAATQRLQTAITRAQSQLPEDVEPQVVTGSLDDLPVVQLAVAGGESTADLAASVETILVPALEDVADVRTVAVTGGATEQVQVEVDAEALAASGLTLDQVTEVLHDHGVVLPAGTLTEGDVTYSLQAGSRLESVEDLEAVPLVPQAPSPPAVPDDAAAADPSQLPEGAAVPEAPEPVALGDVATVTVAETDPTSYARLDGEPSLGVGITKTPDGNTVEVSHAVRAALEKHAAELEAAGVTTAVVFDQAPFIEESIEGLATEGGLGLVFAVLVILVFLLSVRATLVSAVSIPLSLATAFLVMNVTGYTLNILTLAALTISVGRVVDDAIVVIENIKRHLSYGEGKREAILTAVREVGGAIASSTICTVAVFMPLGFVTGMVGELFRPFAFTVAIAMLASLLVALTIVPVLAYWFVKAPAATPDGGAALRAEAEARERRGLWQRAYVPTLGAALRHPWLSLLVAAGILGGTLALVPRLETNFIGDSGQDTLTVTQTFADGTSLEAQDAAARKLEDALAGVAAVETVQTTVGSGDPMQTAFGGGGSAPRATFAVTLDPDADGVAAQDEVRAAVEPLTDDGPTTDVSVAGGDSGFGSTTVDVVVQAHDRDDLAAAAEAVEDAAAGLDGVAEVRNDLASSQTLLQVTVDRQAAAERGLTETQVAGVVAAAMEPEQSVGEVDLGEGPLEVVVVTGDAPATRAEVEELTVPTASGPVPLTDVASLDEVSTPTAISRVDGERSATVSATPRTQDLGTLTGALEAAVADLDLPPGATVEIGGVAADQAEAFEDLGLALVAAIAIVYVIMVATFGSLVQPLILLVSVPLSATGALVALLATGTPLGVPALIGVLMLVGIVVSNAIVLIDLINQYRARGRSLDEAVREGARKRLRPIVMTALATIFALTPMALGVTGGGAFISRPLALVVIGGLVSSTLLTLLVVPVLYTLVERRKERRRLACAGDDDAEVRRPRHAADPAVVG from the coding sequence GTGTACCGCCTTGCCCGCCTGTCCTTGGCGAACCGCGCCGTCGTCGCGCTGACGACGGTCGCGATCTTCGTGTTCGGCGCGATGAGCCTGACGTCGCTCAAGCAGGAACTCATCCCGTCGCTGCAGCTGCCGGCCGGTGCGGTCGTCGCGGCCTACCCGGGGACGTCGCCCGAGGTCGTCGAGGAAAGTGTCACCGAGCCGCTCGAGGCGGCGGCGCTCACGGTCGAGGGCATCGAGGAGCTCAGCTCGACCGTTACGAACGGCATGTCCGTCACCACGGTGATGTTCGCGTACGGCACCGACATGGACGCCGCCACGCAGCGCCTGCAGACCGCGATCACGCGCGCGCAGTCACAGCTGCCGGAGGACGTCGAGCCGCAGGTCGTCACCGGGTCGCTCGACGACCTGCCGGTCGTGCAGCTCGCCGTGGCGGGCGGCGAGAGCACCGCCGACCTCGCGGCGAGCGTCGAGACGATCCTCGTGCCCGCGCTCGAGGACGTCGCCGACGTCCGGACGGTCGCCGTCACGGGCGGTGCGACCGAGCAGGTGCAGGTCGAGGTCGACGCCGAGGCGCTCGCGGCGTCCGGGCTCACGCTCGACCAGGTCACCGAGGTCCTGCACGACCACGGCGTCGTGCTGCCCGCGGGTACGCTCACGGAGGGCGACGTCACGTACTCGCTGCAGGCCGGGTCGCGCCTCGAGAGCGTCGAGGACCTCGAGGCCGTCCCGCTCGTGCCGCAGGCTCCCTCACCCCCGGCCGTGCCCGACGACGCGGCCGCGGCCGACCCATCGCAGCTGCCCGAGGGCGCCGCTGTGCCGGAGGCGCCCGAGCCCGTCGCGCTCGGCGACGTCGCGACCGTCACGGTCGCGGAGACCGACCCGACGTCGTACGCGCGCCTCGACGGCGAGCCGTCGCTCGGCGTCGGCATCACCAAGACGCCCGACGGCAACACGGTCGAGGTCTCGCACGCGGTCCGCGCCGCGCTCGAGAAGCACGCGGCCGAGCTCGAGGCCGCGGGCGTCACGACCGCCGTCGTCTTCGACCAGGCGCCGTTCATCGAGGAGTCGATCGAGGGTCTCGCGACCGAGGGCGGGCTGGGCCTCGTCTTCGCGGTCCTCGTGATCCTCGTGTTCCTGCTCTCTGTGCGTGCGACGCTCGTCTCGGCGGTGTCGATCCCGCTGTCGCTCGCGACGGCGTTCCTCGTCATGAACGTCACGGGCTACACGCTCAACATCCTCACGCTCGCGGCCCTGACGATCTCGGTCGGCCGCGTGGTCGACGACGCGATCGTCGTCATCGAGAACATCAAGCGCCACCTCTCTTACGGCGAGGGCAAGCGTGAGGCCATCCTCACGGCGGTCCGCGAGGTGGGCGGCGCCATCGCGTCGTCGACGATCTGCACGGTCGCCGTCTTCATGCCGCTCGGCTTCGTCACCGGCATGGTCGGCGAGCTCTTCCGACCGTTCGCGTTCACGGTCGCGATCGCGATGCTCGCCTCGCTGCTCGTCGCGCTCACGATCGTCCCGGTGCTCGCGTACTGGTTCGTCAAGGCGCCGGCCGCGACGCCCGACGGCGGCGCCGCGCTCCGCGCGGAGGCCGAGGCCAGGGAGCGCCGCGGCCTGTGGCAGCGCGCCTACGTGCCGACGCTCGGCGCCGCGCTGCGCCACCCCTGGCTGTCGCTGCTCGTGGCCGCGGGCATCCTCGGCGGCACGCTCGCGCTCGTGCCCCGCCTCGAGACGAACTTCATCGGCGACTCGGGCCAGGACACGCTGACCGTGACCCAGACCTTCGCCGACGGCACCTCGCTCGAGGCGCAGGACGCGGCCGCGCGGAAGCTCGAGGACGCGCTCGCCGGCGTCGCCGCGGTCGAGACCGTCCAGACGACGGTCGGCTCGGGAGACCCCATGCAGACCGCGTTCGGCGGGGGAGGGTCGGCCCCGCGCGCCACGTTCGCGGTCACGCTCGACCCCGACGCCGACGGCGTGGCCGCGCAGGACGAGGTGCGTGCCGCCGTCGAACCCCTCACCGACGACGGCCCGACGACGGACGTGAGCGTCGCGGGCGGCGACTCCGGCTTCGGGTCCACGACCGTCGACGTCGTGGTGCAGGCGCACGACCGCGACGACCTCGCGGCGGCGGCCGAGGCGGTCGAGGACGCCGCCGCCGGGCTCGACGGCGTGGCCGAGGTCCGCAACGACCTCGCGTCGTCGCAGACGCTGCTCCAGGTGACCGTCGACCGGCAGGCCGCCGCGGAGCGCGGGCTCACCGAGACGCAGGTCGCGGGCGTCGTGGCCGCGGCCATGGAGCCCGAGCAGAGCGTGGGCGAGGTCGACCTCGGCGAGGGGCCGCTCGAGGTCGTCGTCGTGACGGGCGACGCGCCCGCGACCCGAGCGGAGGTCGAGGAGCTCACCGTCCCGACGGCGTCCGGTCCGGTGCCCCTGACCGACGTCGCGTCGCTCGACGAGGTGAGCACGCCGACGGCGATCTCGCGGGTCGACGGGGAGCGGTCGGCGACCGTCTCGGCCACGCCGCGGACGCAGGACCTCGGCACGCTGACCGGTGCCCTGGAGGCCGCCGTGGCCGACCTCGACCTCCCGCCGGGCGCCACGGTCGAGATCGGCGGCGTCGCGGCCGACCAGGCCGAGGCGTTCGAGGACCTCGGGCTCGCGCTCGTCGCGGCGATCGCGATCGTCTACGTGATCATGGTCGCGACGTTCGGCTCGCTCGTGCAGCCCCTCATCCTGCTCGTGTCGGTGCCGCTGTCGGCCACCGGCGCGCTCGTCGCGCTGCTCGCGACCGGCACGCCGCTCGGCGTCCCGGCGCTCATCGGCGTGCTCATGCTCGTGGGCATCGTCGTGTCGAACGCGATCGTGCTCATCGACCTCATCAACCAGTACCGCGCCCGCGGCCGGTCGCTCGACGAGGCCGTGCGCGAGGGCGCGCGCAAGCGCCTGCGGCCCATCGTCATGACGGCGCTCGCGACGATCTTCGCGCTCACGCCCATGGCGCTCGGCGTCACGGGCGGCGGCGCGTTCATCAGCCGGCCGCTCGCGCTCGTCGTCATCGGCGGCCTCGTGTCCTCGACGCTCCTCACGCTGCTCGTCGTGCCCGTGCTCTACACGCTCGTCGAGCGGCGCAAGGAGCGTCGTCGCCTCGCGTGCGCCGGGGACGACGACGCCGAGGTGCGCCGGCCCCGGCACGCGGCCGACCCCGCGGTCGTGGGCTGA
- a CDS encoding NAD(P)/FAD-dependent oxidoreductase: MPENDVSVLSRAQDAPARSPRPRKVPRVVVLGGGSVGLYVARRLRRKLGKKEAAIVVVDPRPYMTYAPFLPEAGAGSIDARDVVAPHRLALKGVDVLQGKVVTIAHGDKKVTIRPEEGPDYEVSYDHLVVGLGSVSRTLPIPGLADNAIGFKNVEEAIAVRNHVLNRMDVASSTWDPEARKRMLTFTFIGGGFAGIEALAEIEDMARYATRNYPTIEPEDLRFVMIEGSGRILPEVTEPMGQWALEELKKRGIEFHLNTFLSSCVDGHVVTSTGVEFDSDTIVWTAGVKANPVLKESSDLPVDKLGRVIVKPTLQVATEDGEIVPDAWAAGDCAAVPDLLNPGQFCPPNAQHAIREARQLADNMVAVFKGDQPEEYKHKSLGVVASLGMYKGVAELFGFLKLRGTLAWLAHRGYHVMAMPTGNRKFRIIVGWIGQFLMGREIVSLGSLHDPRDEFRKASVPPKDANVKVEQKAVSSADRAAKG; the protein is encoded by the coding sequence ATGCCTGAGAACGATGTGTCCGTGCTGAGCCGTGCCCAGGACGCCCCGGCGCGCAGCCCCCGCCCGCGCAAGGTGCCCCGCGTCGTGGTGCTCGGCGGCGGCTCGGTCGGCCTGTACGTGGCGCGGCGCCTGCGCCGCAAGCTGGGAAAGAAGGAGGCGGCGATCGTCGTCGTCGACCCCCGCCCGTACATGACGTACGCCCCGTTCCTGCCCGAGGCCGGCGCCGGATCGATCGACGCGCGCGACGTCGTCGCGCCGCACCGCTTGGCGCTCAAGGGCGTCGACGTGCTCCAGGGCAAGGTCGTCACCATCGCCCACGGCGACAAGAAGGTGACGATCCGCCCGGAGGAGGGGCCGGACTACGAGGTCTCGTACGACCACCTCGTCGTCGGCCTCGGCTCGGTCTCGCGCACGCTGCCCATCCCGGGCCTCGCGGACAACGCCATCGGGTTCAAGAACGTGGAGGAGGCCATCGCGGTCCGCAACCACGTGCTCAACCGCATGGACGTCGCGTCGTCGACGTGGGACCCCGAGGCGCGCAAGCGCATGCTCACGTTCACGTTCATCGGCGGCGGGTTCGCCGGCATCGAGGCGCTCGCCGAGATCGAGGACATGGCGCGGTACGCCACGCGCAACTACCCGACGATCGAGCCGGAAGACCTGCGCTTCGTCATGATCGAGGGCTCGGGCCGCATCCTGCCCGAGGTCACCGAGCCGATGGGCCAGTGGGCGCTCGAGGAGCTGAAGAAGCGCGGCATCGAGTTCCACCTCAACACGTTCCTCAGCTCGTGCGTCGACGGGCACGTCGTGACGTCGACGGGCGTCGAGTTCGACTCCGACACCATCGTGTGGACGGCGGGCGTCAAGGCGAACCCCGTGCTCAAGGAGTCCTCCGACTTGCCGGTCGACAAGCTGGGCCGTGTCATCGTGAAGCCGACGCTGCAGGTCGCGACCGAGGACGGCGAGATCGTCCCCGACGCCTGGGCCGCGGGCGACTGCGCCGCCGTGCCCGACCTGCTCAACCCGGGCCAGTTCTGCCCGCCCAACGCGCAGCACGCGATCCGCGAGGCCCGGCAGCTCGCCGACAACATGGTCGCCGTGTTCAAGGGCGACCAGCCCGAGGAGTACAAGCACAAGAGCCTCGGCGTCGTGGCGTCGCTCGGCATGTACAAGGGCGTCGCCGAGCTTTTCGGCTTCCTCAAGCTGCGCGGCACGCTCGCGTGGCTCGCGCACCGCGGCTACCACGTCATGGCGATGCCGACCGGCAACCGCAAGTTCCGCATCATCGTGGGCTGGATCGGTCAGTTCCTCATGGGTCGCGAGATCGTCTCGCTCGGCTCGCTGCACGACCCGCGCGACGAGTTCCGCAAGGCGTCCGTGCCGCCGAAGGACGCGAACGTGAAGGTCGAGCAGAAGGCGGTGTCCTCGGCGGACCGCGCCGCCAAGGGCTGA
- a CDS encoding ABC transporter ATP-binding protein — MIEARGLSKRYGEKLAVDDVTFTVRPGVVTGFLGPNGAGKSTTMRMILGLDRPTAGTVTIEGRRYAEHRAPLAEVGALLEAKAVHPGRTARQHLQALAATHGIPTTRVDEVIDLTGLTAVARKRVGGFSLGMGQRLGIAVALLGDPRTLLLDEPVNGLDPEGVLWVRNLTRYLAEQGRTVFLSSHLMSEVALTADHVLVIGRGRILADTPVRDLVDGASRRHVRVRTPHGTALTEAVRREGADVEASDDGALDVAGLDAARVGELAAAAGVVLHELTPVRTTLEDAYMGLTADAVEYHAEAVGP, encoded by the coding sequence ATGATCGAGGCTCGAGGCCTGTCGAAGCGGTACGGCGAGAAGCTCGCCGTCGACGACGTGACGTTCACCGTGCGGCCGGGCGTCGTGACCGGCTTCCTCGGCCCGAACGGCGCGGGCAAGTCGACGACGATGCGCATGATCCTGGGCCTGGACCGCCCCACCGCGGGGACCGTCACGATCGAGGGCCGCCGCTACGCCGAGCACCGCGCGCCGCTCGCGGAGGTCGGTGCGCTGCTCGAGGCCAAGGCCGTGCACCCCGGGCGCACCGCGCGCCAGCACCTGCAGGCGCTCGCCGCGACGCACGGCATCCCGACCACGCGGGTGGACGAGGTCATCGATCTCACGGGCCTGACCGCCGTCGCACGCAAGCGGGTGGGCGGCTTCTCGCTCGGCATGGGCCAGCGGCTCGGCATCGCCGTCGCGCTGCTCGGCGACCCGCGCACGCTCCTCCTCGACGAGCCGGTCAACGGCCTCGACCCCGAGGGCGTCCTGTGGGTCCGCAACCTCACCCGCTACCTCGCCGAGCAGGGCCGCACGGTGTTCCTGTCGAGCCATCTCATGAGCGAGGTCGCGCTCACCGCGGACCACGTGCTCGTCATCGGCCGGGGCCGCATCCTCGCGGACACGCCCGTGCGGGACCTGGTCGACGGCGCCTCGCGCCGGCACGTGCGCGTGCGGACGCCGCACGGCACCGCGCTGACGGAGGCGGTGCGTCGCGAGGGCGCCGACGTCGAGGCGTCCGACGACGGCGCTCTGGACGTCGCGGGTCTCGACGCCGCGCGGGTCGGCGAGCTCGCGGCGGCGGCCGGCGTCGTGCTGCACGAGCTCACGCCCGTGCGGACCACGCTCGAGGACGCCTACATGGGGCTCACCGCCGACGCCGTCGAGTATCACGCCGAGGCGGTGGGGCCGTGA